In Tribolium castaneum strain GA2 chromosome 8, icTriCast1.1, whole genome shotgun sequence, the genomic window ttacaaaaagtgcaatcataaaaaaattgataggttcAGATGGGCTAATAGCATGTCACAGATATCTAGATgggttattaaatttttataaactaaaATGAGCTAATAGTGCCTTTTGATATAAAAACTGGGTAGATCAAGatggattttttaattttcatatagAAATTTGATAGACCTAGATGGGCTAATCAATTTTCAGCTAAAAACTTGATAGAAGAAATCTGGACAAAGCAAACACATTttatagttaattttttgcatagagTGCAatcatagaaaaaaatcatagattCAGATGGGCTAATAGCTAGTCACAGATATCTAGATgggttattaaatttttataaagttagatgGGCTAACAGTAACTTTTGATATAAAAACTTGATAGATCTAGAtggctttttaaattttcatataaaaGTTTGATAGATCTAGATGGGGACACCAATTTTCagcgaaaaattttaaagaaaaaatctggCCAAAGTAAttcattttatatttattttttgcatacaTAAAAGAATTTGATAGATTCAGATGGGCTAATAGATTGTCACAGATATCTAGATgggttattaaatttttataaagttagaggggttaataaattttcagatacaaatttgatagttttttattcatattatGCAATCATAGAAAAATTTGATAGATCCAGATGTGCTAACAATTTTTGATATAATTGTagatcagtttttaattatcataTACATACATACATAAAAGTTTGGTAGATCTAGATGGGCTAATCAACTTTCaggcaaaaatttgaaagatcTAGAGGAACTTTTAAAGTATTAtctaaaagtttcagaaatCTAAatggattttattttcaggttATGGGAGCATTGCGCCCAGGACGACCCTAGGCAAAGCCGTCACCATGGGCTACGCCATGCTGGGCATCCCCCTCACTCTTCTATACCTCTCCAGCATCGGCTCAATTCTCTCTCGTGTAGCCCGTGGTGTTTTTTCGCGCGCCCTCTGTTGCTGTCTTTGCTCAAATTGCGGCTATTGTTGTTACGACGAGAAACGAATGGCCGAAAAAGAACGAAGAATGAAGAAAAAGCGCCAACAAATGGAGCTCCAGCAACAAATGGCGCTCCAAGAACCATTCTATGTCCGTTCTAACTCGATCCACAACAGTCTACACTCCCCTATAAGGGACGGTGGGGTGAAGGAGATTGATAGTTTGAGTACTGACAACGAATCAAAGTCGTCAATGCATGGATTGAGCATTCTGGCGCCGATTCTTCTGTGTTTGGCCATGATGTTTATCTACATTTGTTTAGGGACTTTCGCTTTGTACAAATTGGAGAACTGGTCGATCCTGGATGGGTTTTACTTCTGTTTTATGAGTCTGACGACCATTGGATTCGGCGATATGGTCCCTGGGAGTGACCCATTTGGGCGCGAGTCGAACACGACCATATGGTTCTGCTCAATTTACATAATGTCAGGGATGGCGTTGACGGCAATGTGCTTCAATGTCGTCCATGACGAAATCGTCCATAGATTGAAACATCAAGAGAAAATCGCCCCAAAAGTGAATTCGGCAAGTTATGCCGACGATTTGAATTCATCAGATCCGTACAACATGACGTCATGACAGTTCAATCCGCAGAAGAACAACACGTTTTATCACAGGAATTTGACAGAAGAGACGCTTTTAAGTACGGGGACTCCCACGCTAGAAACGCCGAAAATACCCGAAGTGTTAGAACCGGTGATGACTGGAGTTTACACTGTGCCGGAATTACCCGAAGAGAACGCGGAAGACAACACCGAAATGTAAACATATCACGACCAAAGACAATTAGAATTTTCTTCCCACTCCCCCGATTATAattgttaaactaaattaactgttaaACTGTAAATAATTAAGATGAATTACTGATGTCTAATAGATCAAACTGTAATTTcgaatttgtaaataaattagctGTAATATAATAATCACGAGACATTCTTTGTACTCTGATGATGAATTCCTATGTCGTACGAAACGCTCTACTGTCTAGGATGTTTTTAATTCTATGTATGTAAGACTGCGGTGAatgtaaaatttgtataaatgataataaaattctttattacatgtttttttttctttctcgAGGTGTGGAaactaacaatttaaaacactgAACTTGTCAGATAcatgttgtaaaaaattgcttcaattgTGAATGTCAGGCCAAATAAATGATCCCATTTCGTAATGGAAGCAAAACTATTCATAAGTGTTATGAAAATTAAACGAGACAGAAAATTGTTtcgaatattaaaataaaaaatccagaGCTGAGATATAGTCGGTTTAGTTTGAAATATTTGGGTTATAAGCGACATACTCTTAAGAGAAGCACGAAAATAATAAGATGCCATTAAGCGGAACAGAGcagaaaaaatttctttcacaAACCACTTTTACTACCAAGTTTAGAACATATTTTCTCGGTTCCTATTAAAGACAATGAAAAggatgaataaaataaaacaaaatattgttttaatgaTAACATTTAGGGTCGGTTTATTTACAGAAagcgatttaaaatttaattcgagattaaacaatttttttgttagtaacattttaagcctacTTTTAACATATAAATCcaagattataaacactattttaaaacgtttCCATAgcaatgtgttttaaattaaaatgttccaataaaacaaattttgaacaacacttacgcgaaaacgcttaaagttctcgggtgtctaggtatgcaactcgcatacgctcgttgcataacgacagctcTCGaattttaagcttgtgttttcgcactcgtattattaactATAAATTACCTACCTATTTTAAGTTGCTATTTAGTTTGCATTGACaaaatcgtcaaattaattgccattaaaacaaatatttttaagtttttaattaactttaacttAATATTCATTAGTCTAACTTTGTGACATAAGTATTTCGGTTTTAGTGTAAGTACAACCTAGTAGtagaaatattatttatttcaactacctagcaatattttgtaaattacactaatttatatttttttcctattaCCAATTAatacttattttgttttctgtttactTACAAAAATATATGACACATTTATCTATCacgtctagttttttttaacatattcACTATAAAACTCGctataaatataaatgttaTGTATGATaggaattttgtaaaaaaatgaaaaaagtatcagttttttTCCCATGAAATATCTTATCTACTTGAACAGATTCATATTCTTTCAGTGTTTCATAGGAGTTACAAACAGCCATTGCAGAATTCCAAAAATTCCAGTTGAGAAAAAGAAAAGCAATGACTTTTGAATTTGGCAATGGATCTGCACGTTAGTTTGACTCTTCCGGAAAAATTGTTGGAAATAATTTCTGACTTGTGAAAGTAGAACATGATACTAAAGGCATATTACCTAATTTAAATACTGCGTTTATTGACgaaattccaaaattaaagcaagaaTTTAAAGCGCAAATCAGTGAtcgcatttttattttgacgttatttttagtttttgaattatttcgaaaaatcaaaaattggtaacttttgtttttattttttaaagcgaaagccaaaagaactagacgaAGTAGGACATTCTTggggcacttttttacaacaaatctAAATCTGTGATCATCCAAGACGTTCTCTTGATAACACTCAACTTTGATtcgtgaaaaaattgttaaaaaagttttgttaaaaatttgtttcaataaaaatttatatgatTATGTTACGACTAATGTGTAAACTAGCTGTTaagtttgtaaactagccaAAGCATTAGCtattttaacataaaacgcactttcaaataaaatagcggctagtttacaaactagctAATAACCTTGGCTAATTTACTTGACAGATAAAAtggtttataaattttacaagACTTTCTCTGGTTACTATTAAAACCGTATTTTCTGGTAACACaagttatacaattttttagctAGTTGACAAACTAACCAACTCACTGGGCTAACTTATGTGAATAAATTGAAGTTATGAAATCTTGTtatataaactaattaaaacaatggatattttatcttgtttttaaACCACCCAACTTACCAACCTTCTGACAACTCGGActtacaattaataaaatgcgAACATAAAATTCCATTTTATCTTTCAAGTAAATTAGCCGAGGACTGTAGGTACTCTACATACTAGCCGctattttagttaaaattgcattttctattaaaatagccaacggtttggctagtttacaaactagccAAGTTTATACATTAGCCGTAACACTGGCCAATGCTTtggctagtttacaaactaaccaactaatttacaaactaaccagttagtttacaaactagccagttagtttacaaactaacCAGCTAGTTTATAAGCTAACCAGTTAGTCTACAAACTAACCagttagtttacaaactagccAAGTTTACACATTAGCCGTAACACTGACCAATGCTTTGGCTAGTTTACAAGCTAGCCAAGTTTATACTTTAGCCGTAATAAATACAAGGTAAGGAAAAACACAACAAgaaacaatagaaaaaaataacttattattcaaattattattattattattattattcaaattattcAAGAGCTGAATATTCACAATAATGCCTCTTCAACTCTTctatcttcaaaattaaaaactactactgtttaataattatttggtCAGCAAAATAGACAGACCCTTTTGAAACTAAAGCAACCTATTTTATTTGTCATGCGTCAAAATTCGTCGAAAATCGTAAAATTCTCGTAAACTCCAAAACTCTCTTTTCAAAAGTCGCACACTTCAAATTTCCCGCAACCGGGCGTAGATTTCTTCCCTTCCACCCGAGACTAGCACCCGTCGGCCATAATCCAACCCCGGACGCAAACCAACACCAACATACCATATGTTTTTAGGTGACTCAAATGATCCAATGCGGTCCTATTTGGTAGTAACACCGGCCATCTTTTCCCAGAAAACTGTgtttgtttcttaattttagctCTAAATTAAGTTTGTAATTAATGTCAGAACCACAGTCAGCCCTTCTACTAAGAAAACAGCTAGCAGGTGAGTCACGAAAACGATTTAAATTCATTCTTTCATCGCCGACAAAGCACAAAGAAATACGATGCCATCGACACCAAACTCGGCCCGAAATCCACAAAACGATCAATTATAACCCCAAAATTTCAACCCGACACGACCCCGGCCACATGCAGCCACCCACCCCCGAAACTTGGGGCCCCCTGTCGGCGAATACACCCCAACCGACGCACCTAACCCCTCAAACACGGGGGGCCCCCACGATTCTAACCCCAACTGTCAAAAAATCTCTGACATTTGCATCCCTCATTTCATGAAAAATTCGTGAAAGTCGCTCGTACGAGCGATGACCTTAAGGTcgtgttattttaataatgaagTTTTGGTTTGTTTCCAGAATTGAACAAAAACCCCGTCGAGGGCTTTTCTGCTGGGCTAATCGACGATAATGACATTTATAGATGGGAAGTGCTAATAATCGGCCCTCCGGACACGCTTTAGTAAGTTTtttaatcgttaaaaaaatttgaggtTAGGAACGCGAATGTGTTGCAGCGAAGGAGGTTTCTTCAAATGCCACCTCTATTTCCCCAAAGAATATCCACTCAGGCCGCCCAAAATGAAATTCGTGACAGAAATATGGCACCCTAACAGTAAGCAACCCCCAGGGGGGCTCACAGAATTAATTGAGTGTCATTTTAGTCGATAAAAATGGCGACGTGTGTATATCAATCCTACACGAGCCAGGGGATGATAAGTTCGGTTATGAAAAAGCGTCAGAAAGGTGGCTGCCAGTTCATACTGTAGAGACTATTTTAATATCCGTTATTTCAATGTTAGCCGACCCAAACGATGAATCACCTGCGAATGTCGATGCTGCGGTAAGAGAAAAAATAGCGTGTGTATCACTTGACTAATTGGGGAATTCCAGAAAGAGTGGCGGGAAATGTACGGCGAATTCAAACGAAAAGTAGCACGATGTGTCCGAAAGTCCCAAGAGGAATGTTAGTACATTAAACCAATTTCACAAAACGGTTTGAttcttaattgaaaaattcgcattttttatattacctGGAATCGAGTCCgttgcttttttcttaattttttttcacgatCTCAAAGAGAGTCGGATTTttcttttcaataaaataatatcattCAAATTTCTGTGGGTCTAATTCAAGTTTTCAGCGTGAATGTGGTATTGTAAAACGAAAAGCGATCGTCAAGATTCAAATGTTGTCTTAATTGTAATACTTAAGACATTTGTCGAAAACACTACTTGTAACTGCTATTAGTTTATGTAAATTTCAACTGTAACACTGTAGGAATCATAAgttaagtaaattttattaataaatctaTCGTTATTAATAATTGGACATTTACCTAAAATCCCGAGTTGGCAAGAATGCGTCCCGTCAAACAGCCTTCAAATAGTGCAGCGCCCGAAACGGTGAGTTTTTCACACCATTTacttgcaaaattaatttttaattgacttGATTCGACTCCACGTCCTCTCTACCTTAGGCCAAAGTTGCTTCATTTACAGAATTTTCACAAATCTCAGCAATACAAAAAATCCTGTAAATGAAATCGACTTTATTTCATATTGCTAGTGAGAGGATTCTGAAAAAATCGCACTTAAAGTTCAGAATTATTCCATTGCATTAAACCTGTTGTAAATTGGTCTTTAAATAAACTACACACAAATGAATAGTACAATTTTACATATTCAtacattatattttttcttattgcttgCAAAATACATTCATTTGTACTGCTTtgatgtaatttattttagttttaactaaagttaaacaaataacaatatCTCTAATCATTTGTGCGtattaactgtttcaaaactataaaaacgccaacgtcgcattttctctcaaaactggctgaaataaattattcatgcatttaaaaaacatcgctaataaaatttataatttcaatgGGAGATCTAATCCCTAATAAcgattttacaatttaaaaaaataattcggtaaatgCGACGTAGgcgtttttttagttttgaaacagctaataaacaAGATAACCAGCAAAGTAATGCTTTATTTTAAGAATTGTAGAAAAGAATTGTTCATttctcttaaaa contains:
- the LOC659728 gene encoding TWiK family of potassium channels protein 7, with amino-acid sequence MEKDSHYCYEPYQKSNSLKRDTKKKSSESCRCFGKSRKSRTKAFFTGLATNLGICILLFGYTLIGSVIFLAIEGGSTFQHSTQILATTSGKKFLNHSAEFKAKNDEARARTVENIWDITVNLNILYRDNWTRLAAQEITRFQDELLKSLGEELAAQPVQEKAERRAGEYEWTFAKAFLYSLTVLTTIGYGSIAPRTTLGKAVTMGYAMLGIPLTLLYLSSIGSILSRVARGVFSRALCCCLCSNCGYCCYDEKRMAEKERRMKKKRQQMELQQQMALQEPFYVRSNSIHNSLHSPIRDGGVKEIDSLSTDNESKSSMHGLSILAPILLCLAMMFIYICLGTFALYKLENWSILDGFYFCFMSLTTIGFGDMVPGSDPFGRESNTTIWFCSIYIMSGMALTAMCFNVVHDEIVHRLKHQEKIAPKVNSASYADDLNSSDPYNMTS
- the LOC659653 gene encoding ubiquitin-conjugating enzyme E2 G1 isoform X2; this encodes MFLELNKNPVEGFSAGLIDDNDIYRWEVLIIGPPDTLYEGGFFKCHLYFPKEYPLRPPKMKFVTEIWHPNIDKNGDVCISILHEPGDDKFGYEKASERWLPVHTVETILISVISMLADPNDESPANVDAAKEWREMYGEFKRKVARCVRKSQEEC
- the LOC659653 gene encoding ubiquitin-conjugating enzyme E2 G1 isoform X1; translation: MSEPQSALLLRKQLAELNKNPVEGFSAGLIDDNDIYRWEVLIIGPPDTLYEGGFFKCHLYFPKEYPLRPPKMKFVTEIWHPNIDKNGDVCISILHEPGDDKFGYEKASERWLPVHTVETILISVISMLADPNDESPANVDAAKEWREMYGEFKRKVARCVRKSQEEC